The Planctellipticum variicoloris DNA window GTCGAGACAGTTCTGGACTTAATCCACCAGCGAATGGACAAACGTGTTCTGTCGCATCTGGTTGCTGGTGACATCAAAAAATCGCACGGTAATCTGCAGAGCCCGCAGAGGTTTCCAGTTGTCGACCGCTTCCCACACCAGATCGCCGTCGAGCACCCGCCCGCCCGCCGTCCGCGGCCACGTCGGAGCGGACGTACCGTGATTCAGGTCGGTCGCTGACCCCGTAATCGTAGGATCTGATGCGACGCAGACGTAGTACAGCCGCTGGGATTCCAGCGCCCCATACCCGACCTGCGGAAACACCAGCGATCCGACGGAGTACCGCGAAGGGGTGACCGTATCGGGCGCCGCCACCCAGTTCTCGTAATCGGCATACGTCGCCCCCGGCAGGACCGGCGTATGCAGCACGCGCCGGTACGGAGGAATCTCCGCCGCGGCCGAGTACGAGCCATCGTTATTAAAATCCACGTTCTTTATGTCAGGGTGCCAAGTATCGAAGACCCGGTTCTCGAAGTTGTTGCCGTCGTGATCGGCGTCAGCCCCCGTATTCAGGTCCGAACCGTAGTCCGAGTTCACATTCTTCTGAAACGTATAGTCGCCATTATAGTCGGGATTCGTCGGGAGATTTGGGCCGCGGTGGTATCCGATGTCCACAAACCGACCGACCCCAAAATTGGCGCTCCCGTCCCAGACCTTCACGTCGAACATATGCACGTTCGCCAAGATCAGGTCCTCCCCCCGCCGCGGCCCGTTGGCGAACCCGCTGACCACGCGATACGGCAAGACGTCCGGCGTCTCGTCGATATTCACAACCGCCGCCGGGCTCATCGGATCGGTCGCCAGTCCCACCAGCGCCTGCGGATAGTTGAACGTCGAAACCGACGTCTCTTCGTGTGTATACCGACCCAGGAAGTAATTGTTGCTCGACCACTCCCGCGAGTGCGCTGTCAACGGATGATGCCCGAACCGGAATTGGGGCTTACCCAGCGAAAACGCTTGGCTGGAGGAATTCGTAAGGTCCGAAAGGCCGTGGAAGTGCGCATACCCATTTGTGAAATATGCTGAGTAGTCAAAGTCGTTCCAGAACGTGGAGCCGGAACCGGTCGCTCCTCCCGTCCGTGGATACGTATTCGGCGGCCCCGACGTATCGTTCCAGTCAAAGGCATCCCGCGTCCCATACGTCGGCTGGTCCGTCGAATTCGCCAGCTTCAGCGGCTCGCGGATCAGCAGCACCCGGCGATACAGGTTGCCACCGCGCAGGAAGTACGAAATCTCCGCCGCCGACGACTGCCCGGCCCCGTTCGCGTCGGGACGCGCATCATCCGCCTCCGGCTGATTCGGGTAGTTGTACAGATTGGCGATCTGCGTCGCCTTGCCGACATACGGATCGGAATTCCGGTTCTTCGTCACGATCCGCACGTTTGTCGTGAACTGCAGCAGATCGTCGATATCCGACAGCGGATCGTTCTCGGAAATATACAGATACCCCTCGCGATCCGTGGCGGACGCCTCGGCCTGATTGGCATCTTCGCCGGCTGCCCACGGCATCACCAGGCGGAACGTCCGCTTGTCGAGATCCGCCTTCAGAATGTTCTGAAACGTGCGGGTCCGCTGGTCGTTCTCCGCGATCCCCCGCTGCTTCGTGATCGCTCCCCCCGCAATCTGAAAGATCTGGGCGAACATCGACATCATCAACAGCACGAGCGTCACCGCCACGAGCATCTCGACGAGCGTGAAGCCGCGACGGGCATTCCTGGCCGAACGCATGTTAATTCTCCTCCCACGGCAGCGAAGGATCGAGCGGATACACGTCGATCACCCCCGGCATCAGCATCACGCCCCCGGGACCGACCGGGTTTGCACCCTTGACGTAGTAACCGGAGTTTTCCAGGATCGGAGTCTCCAGCGTCAGAATCGCACCGGGCGCTGCCGCAAGCTGGGCGTTGGGAAAGTTCCCGTCCATGTTCTGCTGAGCCTGCAGCGCGTCCGTGACTTCTTCGTAACTGGTAATGCGATACCAGCGATTGTTCTGGGCGTCGCAGACATAGCCGCCGCGTTTCAGAAAGGGCGGGTCGATCGCGGCGGGATTGGTCTGCACGACCACGCGGTTATTGTTGAGGATGTCGTCGAAATTGCCCCAGATTCCGTCCCCTCCCGGCAGCCGATTCGCAAAGTGCGCCGGGTGGATCAACTCGTCGCTCGCGCCGAAGCCCCGCTTGAAGAAGCAGACCACGCTGGCGTACGTGGTACCTCCCGAAATTCGGCAGGCCAGCATCCAACTGAATCGCTGCTCGCGCGTCTCGATCACCACCCGGCCGATGACCGGCGTCCCCAGGGCCGTGACGTAAAACGGCGGCTTATTCCAGTCCAGCGGCGCAGCTTGCCCCGTGGCCGGATCGCCAAACACGATCCGCTGCTGGTTCGGGTTGCTGTCGTCAAACGCCTGAATCTGGCGGACTTCGCTGAACCGGCCCGTCGTATCAAACAGCGTGACGCGCCCTTCGACAGCGCCGGAGGCCAGATCGGCCGGCAGAATCGTCTCGCTGAGCCCCGCCGGCAGATCGCGCATGGCGATTCCCGTCAGGCGCCCTTGTCCGTCGGTGGTGAACGCCGCCGTGTCGAGGTCGGTCGATTCCGCCTGAAGCTGAAAACTGTCGAGCGACATCCCGGCCAACCGGGCCAGCCGACGACGAGCGGCCTGCAGGGCCGGCGTCGATTCGACCACGGGACGGCTGAAGTTATGCGGGGCCGTTCCCCGGAATCGGACCATGCGGTAAGGCGATTCCGCCACCAGCGCCGGCCGCCAGGCGGGAGGCCAGATCGAGTTCGGCGCCACCCGGCCGAACGTATTGCGATAGTCGACGCCGAAGGGCTGCGGAGCCAGCCCCAGACCGCTCATCTCTTCGCTGCGCTCTTCCCAGCCCAGCGGATCGATCATATAGACCCGGCATTGCCGAGTCGTCCATTCGACATCGTTATCGGTCGTCGTCGCACCGATGTTGGTGCGCCACTGCGGTTCGCGCAGACCGGAGGCATTCGAACTGGAAGACGATGAGCAGACGTAGTATTGCGTGGATTTCACCGACGGGATGACGACATCGCCGACGTTATAGATGGTGCTTGCCTGCCACGCCGGAGCGCCGTTGAGCAGAGCCGGCTGCGCATGCGTCAGTGCTTCCGCGTTGTAGCGCAGTTGCGTCGATTGTGTGAGCTGCGTCGCCTGGATCATTCGCAGGGTGGCGATCGGAAACAGCGTCGCCAGCGAAATGACGCCGATGCTCATCACCAGCAGCGACACCAGCACTTCGCTGAGCGTCACGCCGGGACGGCCTGCAGTTCTCGATAAAGTCTGGCGGAGTGGATTCATCTCCCGGCAACCTCCCCGCGCTCGGCGTATCGAAAGGGATCGGCGGGAAAGATCGGGCTCGCAATGACTCCGCCGGTCCTCGTGAAAATGCTGACTGCGTTCTTATCAGGCACGCTCTCGAACGGAGCGCTCGGGGGAGTCCCCGGCCAGGTGGCGGGGATCTCCGGGTCGTAATACGCCGGCAATCCCAGATCAGCTGCCGCCTGTTCGGTGATGTAGAGGTGAATGATCCCCTTGGACGCCGCCAGCCCCGTGATCGCTCCCTGCGGGGAAAACATCACATCCATCGTGCTGATGTAGCGAAAGGCGGTGGGGGGCGTTGCACTATTGGGGATCTTCCAGCCGAGCGGCAGCTTCGTGCCGAGCTGGTAGACAATGTTCGAGGCGCCGGTGTCGACGCCGCAACGGTCGAGATCGATCACGGCCCCCTTGCTGAACTGGACCGGCTGCTTCCCCGGGACGATCGACGGCGGGAGCTCAATCTCCGCGGTCTCGGAAATAGTCGCCGGAGACGCCTGCGGCGGCGGCTGACGGTAGGCGGTGGTGAGAATCAGATCCTGCGGATCGGACGTCGGCATCGACGCCGGCAGATCCAGGCTGCCGACGACATACCACGTGCCGCGATCGTTCCCGGGAATTCGAATCCGGGCGCCGACCTGCAACAGTCCGAGATCGCGCAACTCGATCCAGTTGGGGGAACGGTTCGTGTCGTTGAGCCGCACGCGCAGCAGCCCGTTCGTGGAGGAGTTCCAGGCCAGGCTGTTGTCATTGGGCAGGATCTGGACCCGTCCATTCCACGGTTCGGTCGGCTGCACCAGCACCATGCTGCTGACCTGTCGGGGATTTGTCGGGTCGGCCAGGAAGCGAACGCCGCGCGGCGCCTTGGCGTAAATCGCCAGATCCCTGGCGCCCATCAGGTACGATTGAATCTGCCGGGCCGCCCCGCGGACGCGATCGCGGGAATATCCCACGTTGACGGCAGAAGCCGTCATCGCCACCAGCAGCAGCATCACGACCAGGACGACCAGCAATTCCACCAGCGTGAATGCGGTGCGGCCGATGCCGGGAGTCCGTCGTGCGGGAATTGTACGTTCGCGGATCATAGTCGCTGCCTCACCGCGTCTTGACGTTACGAGTGGTGATGTTGTCGCTGACGCGATCCAGCATCAGGACATACGCCGGGGTGCCAGGCACGTTCGCCTCGGGCTGGCCCAGATAGCCGTACGTCCCGCTGCGGTCGTACGGTTCCAGCAGACCCAGCTTTCCATCCCGACCGGCGGAAATGACGAGCGGACAGTGGTAGGACTGCAGGGTATGAAACGCCCGTTCGAAGTCGGCGGCAATCTGCGCGGGGTCGTTGTTCCGCGACAACTGCATTCGTCCGAAGGCCGAGAGCTGATCGTCGGGATCCAGCGTCAGGGGCGAAGTATCGCCCGAAGCGGTCGGTGATGCCGGCACGCCGCCGACCAGGAGTTGCGTTACCGTCTGATCGGGAGCGAAGGACAGTCCCCGCGGGCGAATGATTCGCGTTGACCAGCGGTAGAACCGCAGGGGATTTCCCCAGGCATCCAGGAACTCCGGGCGACCATCGTTATCCAGGTCGCCAACTTCGGTGGAACTGAACTCTCCGTCATCAACCGGCGGAACACCGAAGAAATCCGATTGGACGAGCATGTAGTAAAGGTACTCCGAGCTCTCGTACTTGTCGGGCAGATTCCCGGCGAATGCTTTCCCGGGCAGGACCAGTCCCGGAGAGTCCGCCTCCAGCGTTCCCGACGAATCGCCGGTCTGCGGGAAGGCGAGCCTGAACCGGTACTTGCGAACCAGCATCGGCCGCAGGTTGGACGGAAGATCGATCAGCGCATTGTTCGACAGGTACGAAGCGAAGCTCTTGCCGATCCGAGTTCGGCCCTCCGCGTCGGCGGCAATCTCGCCCCGCTTGGCGGCCTGTTCGAGATTGGTATAGAACGCATCAATGCGCTGCTGGAGCAGGCCGTCGATCTTCAACAGCGTCGCCCGTGTCGCGTTCTCTTTGGCTGAGCCGATGGCGTTGCCGATCGTCATCACCAGCACGGTCATCATGAACAGAATCAGGCCGATCACAACCAGCAGCTCCAGCAGCGTAAAGCCTGGACGCTTCGAGGATCGCGCTGCGCGCGTCGATGATCGTTTCATGAAGAATCCTCCTCCCGCAGGGCTCGCTAGCGACCGCTCAGCGTGCCGCCGTTGTGGAAGTTGGTGATGTTGTCGTCGTCGAACTCCGAAACCGTCGCCGAGGTGGATGACGGGTTGAACTGCTTTCCAACGCCATACGCCTCGCGGGGCGTCGAAGCCTTCACGCCGCCGTAACCGGGCGAAATGATCTGGTATTTGGTCTTGGCGAACGGCGTGCTCAGCTTCTTCTGCTCGGCGGCCGTGGCGCCGGTCGTATTGAAAGCGCTGTAGTAGCAGAACTTCATCCAGCGTCGATCGTTCAACCAGTCCGTGGCGGTGTCGGCCACAGTGGGATCATCCCAGTTGTCGGTATTGCACCAGTTTGTGCCGGAACCCAGCAGCGTCCGATACCCCTGCCCGCCGTTCGAACTGAAGTAGAGATAGGGACTCTTCTGAGAGGGGAGCGGATCGACGTACTCGACGACCCGATCGCCGTCGTTGTTCACGAACCGCGACGAATCGAAGGTGAAGAACGGTCCGATCCGGTTGCTGGCGGTATTGTCGAACGGCGTCGTGGGGTTCTTCGAAAAACCGTTCAGAGTGACATCGGTCGGGACGGTGGCGGCTTGTGATTTGACGTCCGGCACCCCCCCGAGAAAGAACACCAGGCACTCGGCGCCGTTCAAGTGCAGATCCGGCCCGACCGGGTTTGCTGGGTCTGATGAATCAATCCACGCCGCTCCGCCGCAGGTATTGAAATTGAACTGCGGAAACATCTTGCGAATGATCGCGCGGTCACGCTGCCCCGCCGGGGCGTTCCATTCGTTCGGGTGCGACCACAGGGTGATCTCGCCCGGCACTTCGATGCCGCCGAACTCCTGTCCGAACGAGGCGATCGCAGACTCGATCGCAGAGATTTCAGTCCGCACCCGGACAATCTGAGCCCGGGTTTTCACCCCCTGCAGAGCGGGCAGCAGCAGTCCCAGCAGGATGGCGATGATCAGAATCACCACCAGCAGTTCGATGAGCGTGAAGCCGGCCCGGAGCCCCTGACCCCGCCCGCGGTTCTCTACGGTGATTGCCTGCATGATCCCCTCCGTCCGACGCCTGAACCCAGCGTAACCCGTGTCTGTCTTCTCTTCACCAGCCACTCACCACCAGCCACTAGCCACTTCTTCAACTTCTACGAAAGATCGTTGAGCAGCTTGATCAGCGGCATGAACAACGCGATCACGATGAAGCCGACGATCAACCCCAGGATCACCACC harbors:
- a CDS encoding prepilin-type N-terminal cleavage/methylation domain-containing protein; its protein translation is MQAITVENRGRGQGLRAGFTLIELLVVILIIAILLGLLLPALQGVKTRAQIVRVRTEISAIESAIASFGQEFGGIEVPGEITLWSHPNEWNAPAGQRDRAIIRKMFPQFNFNTCGGAAWIDSSDPANPVGPDLHLNGAECLVFFLGGVPDVKSQAATVPTDVTLNGFSKNPTTPFDNTASNRIGPFFTFDSSRFVNNDGDRVVEYVDPLPSQKSPYLYFSSNGGQGYRTLLGSGTNWCNTDNWDDPTVADTATDWLNDRRWMKFCYYSAFNTTGATAAEQKKLSTPFAKTKYQIISPGYGGVKASTPREAYGVGKQFNPSSTSATVSEFDDDNITNFHNGGTLSGR
- a CDS encoding type IV pilus modification PilV family protein, encoding MNPLRQTLSRTAGRPGVTLSEVLVSLLVMSIGVISLATLFPIATLRMIQATQLTQSTQLRYNAEALTHAQPALLNGAPAWQASTIYNVGDVVIPSVKSTQYYVCSSSSSSNASGLREPQWRTNIGATTTDNDVEWTTRQCRVYMIDPLGWEERSEEMSGLGLAPQPFGVDYRNTFGRVAPNSIWPPAWRPALVAESPYRMVRFRGTAPHNFSRPVVESTPALQAARRRLARLAGMSLDSFQLQAESTDLDTAAFTTDGQGRLTGIAMRDLPAGLSETILPADLASGAVEGRVTLFDTTGRFSEVRQIQAFDDSNPNQQRIVFGDPATGQAAPLDWNKPPFYVTALGTPVIGRVVIETREQRFSWMLACRISGGTTYASVVCFFKRGFGASDELIHPAHFANRLPGGDGIWGNFDDILNNNRVVVQTNPAAIDPPFLKRGGYVCDAQNNRWYRITSYEEVTDALQAQQNMDGNFPNAQLAAAPGAILTLETPILENSGYYVKGANPVGPGGVMLMPGVIDVYPLDPSLPWEEN
- a CDS encoding type II secretion system protein; this encodes MKRSSTRAARSSKRPGFTLLELLVVIGLILFMMTVLVMTIGNAIGSAKENATRATLLKIDGLLQQRIDAFYTNLEQAAKRGEIAADAEGRTRIGKSFASYLSNNALIDLPSNLRPMLVRKYRFRLAFPQTGDSSGTLEADSPGLVLPGKAFAGNLPDKYESSEYLYYMLVQSDFFGVPPVDDGEFSSTEVGDLDNDGRPEFLDAWGNPLRFYRWSTRIIRPRGLSFAPDQTVTQLLVGGVPASPTASGDTSPLTLDPDDQLSAFGRMQLSRNNDPAQIAADFERAFHTLQSYHCPLVISAGRDGKLGLLEPYDRSGTYGYLGQPEANVPGTPAYVLMLDRVSDNITTRNVKTR
- a CDS encoding type II secretion system protein, encoding MRSARNARRGFTLVEMLVAVTLVLLMMSMFAQIFQIAGGAITKQRGIAENDQRTRTFQNILKADLDKRTFRLVMPWAAGEDANQAEASATDREGYLYISENDPLSDIDDLLQFTTNVRIVTKNRNSDPYVGKATQIANLYNYPNQPEADDARPDANGAGQSSAAEISYFLRGGNLYRRVLLIREPLKLANSTDQPTYGTRDAFDWNDTSGPPNTYPRTGGATGSGSTFWNDFDYSAYFTNGYAHFHGLSDLTNSSSQAFSLGKPQFRFGHHPLTAHSREWSSNNYFLGRYTHEETSVSTFNYPQALVGLATDPMSPAAVVNIDETPDVLPYRVVSGFANGPRRGEDLILANVHMFDVKVWDGSANFGVGRFVDIGYHRGPNLPTNPDYNGDYTFQKNVNSDYGSDLNTGADADHDGNNFENRVFDTWHPDIKNVDFNNDGSYSAAAEIPPYRRVLHTPVLPGATYADYENWVAAPDTVTPSRYSVGSLVFPQVGYGALESQRLYYVCVASDPTITGSATDLNHGTSAPTWPRTAGGRVLDGDLVWEAVDNWKPLRALQITVRFFDVTSNQMRQNTFVHSLVD